A window from Malania oleifera isolate guangnan ecotype guangnan chromosome 7, ASM2987363v1, whole genome shotgun sequence encodes these proteins:
- the LOC131160406 gene encoding protein-S-isoprenylcysteine O-methyltransferase A: protein MTEIISYTACRQLSQMFLAIIFFHGSEYILAVSFHGRSNVTLSSLLITKNYVLAIICSLLEYFAEIILFPGLKEYWWISNLGLVMVIIGELIRKLAILTAGQAFTHLIRVYHVEHHELITHGVYRFVRHPGYCGFFIWSIGTQIMLCNPISTAAFAVVVWYFFAKRIPYEEFFLRQFFGPQYDEYAQRVSSGIPFVK, encoded by the coding sequence ATGACAGAAATAATCAGTTACACTGCATGCAGACAGTTATCTCAGATGTTTTTGGCAATAATTTTCTTTCACGGTTCTGAATATATTCTAGCAGTTTCCTTTCATGGGAGATCAAATGTTACTCTTAGTTCTCTCCTGATAACCAAGAACTACGTCCTGGCAATAATCTGTTCATTGCTGGAGTATTTTGCtgaaataattttatttcccGGGTTGAAAGAATACTGGTGGATAAGTAACTTGGGCCTTGTAATGGTTATAATTGGGGAACTAATACGGAAGTTGGCCATTCTAACCGCTGGTCAGGCATTCACGCATCTCATTAGGGTTTATCATGTGGAGCATCACGAATTAATTACTCATGGAGTTTATAGATTTGTCCGACATCCTGGATATTGTGGTTTTTTCATTTGGTCAATTGGTACACAAATAATGCTATGTAATCCCATATCCACAGCTGCATTTGCAGTTGTTGTTTGGTACTTCTTTGCAAAACGGATACCGTATGAAGAGTTTTTTCTGAGGCAGTTTTTTGGGCCACAGTATGATGAATATGCCCAGCGTGTTTCTTCTGGAATACCTTTTGTGAAGTGA